The segment gtttgtttacttcgAGGTTTACTTAGAATGTGGGTTAACATGATGATTAAGTTAATATTGCTTAAAGCTTTAGCAGCAAGTCAGAAAAGTTCAAAAGCTGCCATTACAAGAAGTTtagagggcgacactgctggacaaTACGCGTTTAAgacgtttaactccaatttatgcataccGCGTTTGCAAAATTCGACTAACAATTAGTAAAAAAatcacgagtggatgtcaaatgggtgaatcgggttcattcgtgacgtcaccttgcaaaacttGTCTGTGTTGCCCTCCAAACTTCTTGTAATGGCagattttgtgcttttctgacttgccgttaaaaccttaagcaatattcacttTCATCATGTTAACCCACATTCTAAGtctatgtaaacaaaccaccgataGACGTTAAAGAAGCGAAGTTAGGTTCTCCCGTGCAAAACTCTATTGAAGTCTTCATCGATGAAATGTTGACCACCTTTTGTTCGTTTGTGATCAGAATCCCTTGTCCCTGTACATGTAAGGGTTCGGTGTGTAGCCTTTACCAGTATAGTTCAGCTTCTCGTAAAACATGCACGTGTTATTAGCTCGAAAtaattgttctaattcttcacgatctttatccttctggcgcttttgttttcaggacatcaaatttgaatctgggtatgaaatggggaaagcaAATGAGAAGCGTATAATATAGCTCTATCtatcccaagctcctacctagcgcctctacgtggccatacccggtaatgctctattgagtagccaagctaggaggtgcgatactgggtggttcccggctgcctgatctcaaaaccgcggttttgggcagacggcggagccatacgaccttgttaataggtaagcataatataagttattttaattatttttttcgttttagcttatgaagcacctcctgctatatagtgaaaactttggccaatacgaatATTAACTATATATCACATTATATACTATATATCCTATATACTATATatcacatttcataaataaactagaatcgggaagcgGGAGGGACcgtcagagcacttgtttgaagcggtgtgcctagggaaagtgaaacagtcaactttctagggttaatcttggcccgatcaACAACACTTCGTGGATAATGAGTGAGCTTTTCTCCCCACctactggagtcattctgcattgacggtttattcaacgattgactcagacgacttagcccttggaaggagtttctctaaatccctggtacgtgtaagtgatgttgcctATCGACCGATTCCCTTTtagcccttcatacaagagttgggaagcgtGACCAgactttttgacatgataggcttattgctatgaacggatgttctgcaaaggcaggtggtagtaccatagtAGTACCTTTCTTCTGTAATAAATcacagatggtaaaactacggatttttcttaaACAAAACCTGACATCACTGCCGGAAGACCTTGTCATTGTTTTTCAGAAACGGAAACGAATGGAATTGCAGGTGCGTATGGTTGTCGTCCCAGACCTGGAAAGTGAAAGTTTTCTTACACCATAAACAGTAAAAGTAGACTCATATTCTTTCAAATCAGTTATCCGATTGAGTATTATTTCCACACTTTGTATTttctttctaattgatgtaaatcGGTGAAATTGAAGCATTTCCACACTTTGTAAGAAAGTTTAAAAAGTGGCAAATTCCGCGTTCGTTGTACCGTCAGGAGTATTTGTCTTCAAAGAAGCGTTTTTGTACCCACTATGTAACGAAAGGCATAAACTGCTGCAGAAAATTCAATAACCTATCCGAATCTATAGTGATGTTTGAGATTGATGGACATTTAAGAATGTTATTGAAAATGCATTTAATGTGGGATTATTCTCTGGCCACATTCATGCTTCATATCGAATACTGCATCCATATTACAATACAACATATAAAAATCCGTTTGTCAGGGCTCGAAGAGTGTATGAAGTCGTTTTGtcccaaggacaaattataactagctTCCGCACCTTGTGGCTCTAGAGAgtgagattggttgaaaagttatAGAAACGTACAAAAACGCAAAGGCTGTGACTCGAAAAACGcggagaaaaacaaaacaagccaAAACATGACACCAGAAGATGTACACGACGATGTTAAGATGTTTAATTGCGTGTTGTGATGGATGATGAAGCCTACGTCAAGacagactttaaacagcttcttGGCCAAGCAGGAGGTTTATACGGGGAAAgctggcagacattttcaagcatataaaACTATGCTTGAAGTTCCCTAAGAAATGTATGTGTTGCATGCTATCTGTTCTTGTGGTAGCTTGAAAAGCGATATTTTCAATGCAACCGGGCCTAGCAATTCAGATTCGGACAACCGGATGCTTAGCTGattattttttctcttgttGCTACGAATACAGACACCACTTTCAGTATTTAAGTAGCATCACAAAATCCTTTTAGAAACCCtacggcaaaattttgacaaactGTATTCgttcatatttttgttgaagCATTACAATGACCTGCAAGTAACTTTTAGTAGAAATTTTTAAATACTCAATGATTAGgaactttaaaaaaatccaattcCAAAAAAGCTTCGTGGGTCCAACAACCGTTAGCAACCGTTACACCGTGAATGTTCAAAAGCTTGCGGTACTCCAAACATATGCATAAACCGACCGAAACCCCACACACCCTCCCAAGTCAAAAGTTTGCAAGATTTACCACGTGATCACACACCATTCGTAAATATTAAAATGCTGCACTCACACTCGCTAGGTTACGATTGTTTACGTCCTACTTACGTTCAACATTCGGCCAAATCGGCACCAGTCCAACGAGAAGTTGGTTAGTCTATGGTTTGGTGCGTATCGTGCTCGTGTAAATACCACCACACCATGCTCTCACATTCCGTCGCTTATCAACGCGAATGAAATAGTTTTGTTTCTGATACATTTCATTTCAATTACATGGTCTACCACGAGTAGTGTCAAAGTTAAATAATTACATAATACTTATAGTGCACTGCATCGTGCGGCATCGCAGCTCGCCAGATTTGTTCCCATCCTCCTTGTCGAACCTAGTTTAAACGTGTCGAAAATGGAGGCCTTAGCCGTGGCACTGGAACCGCACAAAAACACGGTGGGTCTGACAGCAGCCATCATTACGGTGCTGCAATTCTTCAGTGGAGTATTTGTGGTGAACGACATCCGGAAGAAGGGAAACACCGAGGGTTTTTCTGCTGGTCCATTCCTGGGCGGAGCAGTTTTTTCCCTGCTGAACATTCAGTTCGGTCAGATGCTGCAGGATGACGCCATGATTAAGGTCAACTTCATCGGACTTGCATTGAACGTAGTGTATGTGTGCGCTTTCTACATATACACGGCGGCCGGTTATGGCAAGGCTAAGGTTTGGGGACAAATCGGAGCTGCAGGAGCGGTGGCCGTCGGAATACTTTCCTACGTGCAGTACGAGGATCCGAAGGTGGTCGAGTTTCGATTCGGAATCATACTGACGggtgtgctgctgctgttggttggGATGCCGCTGCTGGGCTTGGTAAGTGAAACACACCGTAAGTCACCGTTAAGCTCCGTCTAACGTTTCGGTACATTTCAGGGGGAAATTATCAGAAAGAAGAGCACTGAAGGACTACCGTTTCCAATCATTTTGGCCGGATCGGTAGTGTCGCTTGCATGGCTACTGTACGGTGTTGTACTCAGAAGTGACTTTCTCGTGGTAAGTCTAGCGTAAATTGTTATTTTGTGTGTttcgttttcattgtttttatgAGCGCTGGTTGAGCGCATGCTGACTTAATGTGAAATCAGTTACTGACATCCGATTTTAAGATTTCATAACCATTTCATTTCAGTATTTATTGATAAATATTCAACAAACATTTAAACATTCCAGATACAAAACCTCCTCGCCTTGGCTCTGGGCGCAGTGCAGCTTGCGTTGTTCGTCATTTATCCCAACACACCGGTTAAGAAACAGACGAAGCGAACAAAGAAGACAAATTGAGCAAAACAATCTTGCATATGCTGGATAAAAGGACTGATTATTTGCGGCAACGTGATAGAGAAAAAAGCTGGATGAAACCGATTGACAATAATATGTTACCGTGCGGACAATAAATTTGAACCCATTTTTATATATCTAGTTATAGTTAGACCAAAAGTCTAATAAAATTGTGGGCAATTTACAGAGTAATTGTCTACagctcaaaaaaaaaacttccgaACAGTGATAGCTAATTGTTGCAGCGTACTATTAATAATAATAGATTTATAGGAAAAATAACTTTTGGCAGATAAGACAATAATTAAAAGTGCATGGAGCAGAATACATATTTTTGGTGATAAAGTTTATGCAAGTAAATAAAATTCCGGTGTAGAGTAAATGAATTGTTATTATAGTTCTGGTTATTGAATACCTCTTATCGCATTTTCAAACAATCCACTTCACTTCAGCCGCTTTTGATGGCATGTTGATAAATACTATCTTAATTCATTATTCTTCAATGTGTATGATAATAAATATAGCaaataaacatgaaaaataATTTCGCTCAATACCCGATGTAGATCATGTAGCATAGTGAagtaaattttcgaaatgtttcATTATGTTTGCTTGTATAGAAGatcaaaatctaaaacagtTCCGCGGATGTtaagataaataaaaatagatcgaTTTAATAAGACGTACACTATTAACATAACTGTGTGGTAATGAAAGTACCCTTAACCCTTTGTCTGTActtttgaacaattttattcCGAGCCACTTTGAGAAGCTAGAAATTGTTGATTTCTTGACGAATCAATTTAGATTTTTCGCGAGTAGGTGTGACCTCCAGAGATCCATTATTTCAGAAGTGTTAGCTCTACCCTTAGTTTTCGAATTCCACCTTATAACCGACTAGAATTCTTCAATCGGGTTTAGTTCCGAGGGATCGCCCGGATTCCACCCCTTGGGGACCGACGCCATTGCCGTTGTACTTGTTTGATGGAATTTACATAGTGACAGCTTGCTGAGTTAAAATTTTACGCGACAGTTTCTAATTCTTCTGTTTCTAAGAGAACTTTTGAAATATGTTTTTGTTATTCTACAGCTCCAAACACAACGGGAGAAGGTGTGAAGGGAAAAATGtggaaaattagataagggagggtcattgagaCAACGCTTAAGAAGTAGTGTATCGTTTCTCTTTACTCCTCAAACTAGTCGGATCCGCGAAAGGACACAAGCTGTAATCGGAGCCAGTTACAACCGGATTCAACCCCACTTCTCCACTTCGGCTCTGTGGATCGCAGATATTGGTGAatctttgaaccacagcggactggATAAAAATGAGCCTCCGCAACCCGACGTATTTCAAACTCCACCAGCACTGGCGGGTTGAATTAttattagacacaaattgtaccTCTTCTTTCGTCTATTGTAGTCAAATTACCGAATGAGAAATTTGAGAAATAATTTGGTGGGTCCCAAATGtaagcatgcacaaatatctgtgtATCTGGCATCTATGCACACGAGTTTCGCCCAGTTAGCtctggggtacgatgctggcctaacaagccagttgtcgtatgtttgaatcttgaCTGGGCGATGCCGctatagagttaataggatctttgcactagccccgtaatttttctgtactctaataaccggctgcgaagtctgccgataaagaagggttgaGTTCTGAAGGGCGTTTatgcccatggctttgctttttttttgcacACGAACTTTCGATGATCAGGAATGGCGgtcgtttttgacatgttttgcAGGTGAAAATTATTCGATTTTGCCATTTCTTGCAGGTCAAAATCGATCGCCATTCATGCTCATGGTAAACTCGATAGTGTATTTTGGATATCAAACTTTAACTTCCTTCCGTCCTTTGATTGGTACTAATACTTGTATGTACGGGTGCGGGAAGTGTTTgaatttgaataacttttgaacgaagCGCCCAATTTCCAATAACTTAGTTTTGTTTGGTAGGTCGTGTGTGGCCTGTGGAAAATACCACGCAACAATATATACACCAACTCATGAGTGCGTACTGTGTGCGCGTAGTTAATGCATAACAACAACTCCGACCCATAGATCCACGGATCTTAGCTTGCGCTGCAAAATGCACGCATCAAAGCATGCAGAGAAATTCCCTCGTAGAATCGTCCTCTTTTCCAAATGGACCACCAACGAGATAAGACGTGCATTGATAGACTCCCTGCGCTACCTGGCAGAGCTACATAGGCCGAAGAAGTGCTTTTTCAATAATAATGAACTGCagaatgttttttattgaattgttattaatatgcgaaacaaatatattttatacACACTTCGATCCACATTTCTttctgtaactttcaaaccataaGTCAAATCAAATCATGATCAAGTTTGCAAGTTAAGGGTTTACAATGTTCCCCTTGCcaatcccccccccccaccctccAGACGAAAATTTGTTTTACACTTTGAAGCTTCAATTACCaattacagtaggatttcgaatttggcaaaaatGCGGCAAGCATAGGCGGcagccaaaatcgagaccctttttcgatatgaaaaaatttaatgtaaatggtttagaaattgactaaatatcattaatcaacgattgcaaacATTttgtgtttaaaaagtccgacaagagcaATCCGTTTGGTGCAAAAAAGTTATTGGCACTCGTAGTCCTAcggtaataaaaatattgtacaaaaccacataactttttttcatgaac is part of the Sabethes cyaneus chromosome 2, idSabCyanKW18_F2, whole genome shotgun sequence genome and harbors:
- the LOC128736979 gene encoding sugar transporter SWEET1 yields the protein MEALAVALEPHKNTVGLTAAIITVLQFFSGVFVVNDIRKKGNTEGFSAGPFLGGAVFSLLNIQFGQMLQDDAMIKVNFIGLALNVVYVCAFYIYTAAGYGKAKVWGQIGAAGAVAVGILSYVQYEDPKVVEFRFGIILTGVLLLLVGMPLLGLGEIIRKKSTEGLPFPIILAGSVVSLAWLLYGVVLRSDFLVIQNLLALALGAVQLALFVIYPNTPVKKQTKRTKKTN